A region of Flavobacterium album DNA encodes the following proteins:
- the accC gene encoding acetyl-CoA carboxylase biotin carboxylase subunit — MFKKILIANRGEIALRVIRTCREMGIKTVAVYSTADAESLHVKFADEAVCIGPPPSNLSYLKISNIIAAAEITNADAIHPGYGFLSENAKFSKICSEHGIKFIGASPDMIDKMGDKATAKATMKAAGVPCVPGSDGLLDSYEHAEKLAKEFGYPVMLKATAGGGGKGMRAVWKQEDLLKAWESAKQEAAASFGNDGMYMEKLIEEPRHIEIQVVGDSFGKACHLSERDCSVQRRHQKLTEETPSPFMTDELREKMGAAAVKAAEYIKYEGAGTVEFLVDKHRNFYFMEMNTRIQVEHPITEQVIDYDLIREQILVAAGVPISGKNYLPQLHSIECRINAEDPYNDFRPSPGKITTLHMPGGHGVRLDTHVYSGYTIPPNYDSMIAKLITTAQTRQEAINKMKRALDEFVIEGIKTTIPFHRQLMDEPDYVAGNYTTKFMETFHMKDPQ; from the coding sequence ATGTTTAAAAAAATACTTATTGCCAACAGGGGAGAGATTGCACTTCGTGTGATCAGGACCTGCAGGGAAATGGGGATAAAAACGGTAGCGGTATATTCTACTGCAGATGCCGAAAGCCTTCACGTAAAGTTTGCTGACGAAGCCGTATGCATCGGCCCGCCGCCAAGCAACCTTTCGTACCTGAAAATATCGAATATAATCGCTGCTGCGGAAATTACCAATGCAGACGCCATACACCCGGGCTACGGATTTCTTTCTGAGAACGCTAAGTTCTCCAAGATATGTTCTGAGCATGGAATCAAATTCATCGGTGCATCGCCGGACATGATCGACAAGATGGGCGACAAGGCTACTGCCAAAGCGACCATGAAGGCTGCAGGCGTACCTTGCGTGCCGGGCTCTGACGGGCTTCTTGACTCGTATGAGCATGCCGAAAAGCTTGCGAAAGAGTTTGGCTACCCTGTAATGCTTAAGGCTACTGCCGGTGGTGGTGGTAAAGGTATGCGCGCCGTGTGGAAGCAGGAAGACCTGCTGAAAGCATGGGAAAGCGCCAAGCAGGAAGCCGCGGCTTCTTTTGGTAACGACGGTATGTACATGGAAAAGCTGATCGAAGAGCCACGCCACATCGAGATACAGGTGGTGGGCGACTCTTTCGGGAAAGCATGCCACCTTTCTGAAAGGGACTGCTCTGTACAGCGCCGCCACCAGAAACTTACGGAAGAGACCCCTTCGCCATTTATGACCGATGAGCTTCGTGAAAAAATGGGAGCTGCTGCTGTAAAAGCTGCTGAGTACATCAAATACGAAGGCGCCGGTACCGTAGAATTCCTTGTAGACAAGCACAGGAATTTCTATTTCATGGAAATGAACACCCGTATCCAGGTAGAGCACCCTATTACTGAGCAGGTAATTGACTACGACCTGATACGCGAACAGATACTGGTAGCCGCCGGAGTGCCTATCTCGGGCAAGAACTACCTGCCGCAGCTACATTCTATAGAGTGCCGTATCAATGCGGAAGACCCTTATAACGACTTCAGGCCGTCGCCGGGCAAGATCACTACCCTGCACATGCCGGGAGGCCATGGCGTAAGGCTGGATACCCACGTATATTCAGGCTATACCATCCCGCCAAACTACGACTCCATGATTGCGAAGCTGATCACTACGGCACAGACAAGGCAGGAAGCTATCAACAAAATGAAGCGTGCACTGGATGAATTTGTGATTGAAGGCATCAAGACAACGATACCATTCCACCGACAGCTGATGGATGAGCCGGATTATGTAGCCGGTAACTACACCACTAAATTTATGGAAACCTTTCATATGAAAGACCCACAATAA
- the accB gene encoding acetyl-CoA carboxylase biotin carboxyl carrier protein: MDIREIQNLIKFVAKSGATEVKLEMDDFKITIKTTDAAASEATAYIQHIPVGQPMAQAPQAPAAPAAPAATQAPAAPAADDNSKYVTIKSPIIGTLYRKPAPDKPVFVEVGSTISKGDVVCVIEAMKLFNEIESEVSGKIVKVLVDDSSPVEFDQPLFLVDPS; the protein is encoded by the coding sequence ATGGATATTAGAGAAATTCAAAACCTGATCAAGTTTGTGGCAAAATCCGGTGCTACTGAAGTTAAGCTCGAGATGGATGATTTTAAGATCACCATTAAAACTACTGATGCCGCAGCTTCTGAAGCTACTGCTTACATACAGCACATACCGGTAGGCCAGCCGATGGCACAGGCACCACAGGCTCCGGCTGCACCAGCTGCCCCTGCCGCAACACAGGCACCGGCTGCCCCTGCTGCTGATGACAATTCGAAATATGTAACGATAAAATCGCCGATCATAGGAACGCTATACAGGAAGCCGGCACCGGATAAACCTGTTTTTGTAGAGGTGGGCAGTACGATATCTAAAGGAGATGTGGTTTGCGTTATCGAAGCTATGAAGCTGTTCAACGAGATCGAATCGGAAGTATCGGGCAAGATCGTTAAGGTTTTGGTAGATGACTCATCGCCGGTTGAATTCGACCAGCCATTATTCCTGGTTGATCCATCATAA
- a CDS encoding beta-ketoacyl-ACP synthase III produces MSKITAAITAVGAYVPDFVLSNKLLETMVDTNDEWITTRTGIKERRILKDKDKGTSFLAIKAAEDLLKKSGTNPEDIDMVLLATTTPDMPVAATAVYVATQIGAVNAFAYDLQAACSSFLYGMSTAAAYIQAGRYKKILLIGADKMSSIIDYTDRATCIIFGDGAGAALFEPNEEGLGLQDEILRSDGIGREYLKIDAGGSLLPPSQETIDKKQHYVFQDGKTVFKYAVSNMADISERIMQKNNLSNEDVDWLISHQANKRIIDATSSRMGLDESKVLVNIEKYGNTTSATLPLLLNDFEHLFKKGDNLIFASFGGGFTWGSIYLKWAYDKK; encoded by the coding sequence ATGAGTAAAATAACAGCCGCCATTACAGCCGTAGGTGCTTATGTCCCGGATTTTGTGCTTTCCAACAAGTTGCTTGAAACGATGGTAGACACTAATGATGAATGGATTACTACACGCACCGGGATTAAAGAAAGGCGCATTCTGAAAGATAAAGATAAAGGGACATCCTTTTTAGCTATAAAAGCAGCCGAAGACCTGCTTAAAAAAAGCGGTACAAACCCGGAAGACATCGATATGGTGCTCCTGGCTACCACAACCCCTGATATGCCTGTTGCCGCAACTGCGGTATATGTTGCTACCCAGATAGGCGCGGTGAACGCATTTGCCTACGACCTTCAGGCAGCCTGCTCCAGCTTTCTTTACGGAATGAGCACGGCGGCAGCCTATATCCAGGCCGGGCGCTACAAGAAAATACTCCTGATAGGCGCTGATAAAATGTCATCCATCATAGATTATACCGACAGGGCTACCTGCATCATCTTTGGCGACGGTGCCGGCGCGGCATTGTTCGAGCCTAACGAAGAAGGGCTTGGCCTGCAGGATGAGATACTAAGGAGCGATGGCATTGGCCGCGAATACCTTAAGATCGATGCGGGCGGGTCGCTATTGCCGCCTTCACAGGAAACCATCGACAAAAAGCAGCACTATGTGTTCCAGGATGGAAAGACCGTATTTAAATATGCGGTTTCCAATATGGCCGATATCAGCGAAAGGATCATGCAGAAGAACAATCTTAGCAATGAGGATGTAGACTGGCTGATCTCGCACCAGGCGAACAAAAGAATTATTGATGCCACATCATCGCGCATGGGCCTTGACGAATCTAAAGTGCTTGTGAATATCGAGAAATACGGTAACACCACATCGGCAACGCTGCCTTTGCTGCTGAACGATTTTGAACACCTTTTCAAAAAAGGGGATAACCTTATATTTGCTTCTTTCGGGGGCGGGTTCACATGGGGATCTATCTACCTTAAATGGGCATACGACAAAAAATAA
- the rpmF gene encoding 50S ribosomal protein L32: MAHPKRKTSKTRRDKRRTHYKASVPQIATCPVTGEAHLYHRAYWHEGKMYYRGQVVIDKQEAVA, translated from the coding sequence ATGGCACATCCTAAGAGAAAGACCTCGAAAACAAGAAGAGATAAAAGAAGGACACATTATAAAGCATCTGTTCCTCAAATTGCTACATGTCCTGTAACAGGCGAAGCGCATTTGTACCACAGGGCTTACTGGCATGAGGGCAAAATGTACTACAGGGGCCAGGTAGTTATAGACAAACAGGAAGCTGTTGCTTAA
- a CDS encoding YceD family protein produces MKANKDFLIPFVGLKQGKHQFEFEINKTFFDDFGFDEYNDVNIKVNLVLEKKSTMLELSFKHKGTVNVPCDLSNEDFDLPVKGKLNLIVKFGDEYNDDNDEMLILPHGEYQVNVAQYIYEMIVLSVPSKRVHPGIKDGTIDAAILDKLNELAPKEKKSKKEEEQKENTDPRWDELKKLLNG; encoded by the coding sequence ATGAAAGCGAACAAAGATTTTTTAATCCCGTTCGTGGGGTTGAAGCAGGGGAAGCACCAGTTTGAGTTTGAAATTAATAAAACGTTCTTTGATGACTTTGGTTTTGACGAATATAACGACGTCAACATTAAAGTGAACTTAGTTTTGGAGAAGAAGAGCACCATGCTGGAGCTCAGCTTTAAGCATAAAGGTACAGTTAACGTACCCTGCGACCTGTCGAATGAGGATTTTGACCTGCCCGTAAAAGGCAAGCTGAATCTCATTGTGAAATTTGGGGACGAATACAACGACGACAACGATGAAATGCTTATTTTGCCGCATGGCGAATACCAGGTGAACGTGGCACAATACATTTATGAAATGATAGTGCTCTCGGTCCCTTCAAAACGGGTACATCCCGGAATTAAGGACGGTACTATAGATGCCGCGATATTAGACAAACTGAACGAGCTTGCTCCGAAAGAGAAAAAGAGTAAAAAAGAAGAAGAACAAAAAGAGAATACCGATCCCCGTTGGGACGAATTGAAAAAACTGTTAAACGGATAA
- the pdxA gene encoding 4-hydroxythreonine-4-phosphate dehydrogenase PdxA produces the protein MTKKAENVIVGISVGDLNGIGSEVILKTFEDTRMLEFCTPVIFGNVKALSFVKKTMELSCNLHGIDNLSQVVIGKINVLNVWKEGFNVEFGKEDKMAGALAVKSFTEAVAALKEGTIDVLVTAPINKHNIQSDEFKFPGHTDYLNEQLEGDALMLMVQDNLRVGLLTDHIPVNEVSAHLTEALIRKKLTTINKTLKQDFGIGKPKIAVLGVNPHSGDNGVIGKEDDEVVKPALKKLFEEGVLVFGPFSADSFFGSGQYEKYDAVIAAYHDQGLIPFKTLSFGNGVNYTAGLEAVRTSPDHGTAYEIAGKGVADFNSFKEAVYLALDVYQNRGVYKELVKNPLKIREKQEEKKYG, from the coding sequence ATGACAAAAAAGGCAGAAAATGTAATAGTGGGTATCTCTGTGGGCGACCTTAACGGTATCGGGAGCGAAGTGATCCTGAAAACTTTTGAGGATACCCGTATGCTGGAATTTTGCACGCCGGTGATCTTTGGCAATGTAAAAGCGCTGTCTTTTGTAAAAAAAACCATGGAGCTAAGCTGCAACCTGCACGGCATTGATAACTTAAGCCAGGTAGTGATAGGTAAGATCAATGTGCTGAACGTTTGGAAAGAAGGCTTCAATGTTGAGTTTGGCAAAGAAGATAAAATGGCCGGGGCGCTGGCGGTAAAGTCCTTTACTGAGGCAGTGGCGGCTTTAAAGGAAGGAACTATTGATGTATTGGTTACGGCGCCAATAAACAAGCACAACATACAGTCGGACGAATTTAAATTCCCGGGGCATACGGATTACCTGAACGAACAGTTGGAAGGCGATGCGCTTATGCTGATGGTGCAGGATAACCTGCGCGTAGGCCTGCTGACCGATCATATCCCGGTAAATGAAGTTTCCGCACATCTTACGGAGGCACTCATACGCAAAAAACTTACCACTATCAACAAAACGCTGAAGCAGGATTTTGGTATCGGCAAACCTAAGATCGCTGTGCTTGGGGTAAATCCGCACAGTGGCGATAATGGGGTTATCGGGAAAGAGGATGACGAAGTGGTGAAGCCCGCGCTCAAAAAGCTTTTTGAAGAAGGAGTATTGGTTTTCGGGCCATTTTCGGCAGACAGTTTTTTTGGCAGCGGCCAATATGAAAAATACGATGCCGTTATTGCGGCCTACCACGACCAGGGGCTCATACCGTTCAAAACGCTGTCTTTTGGCAATGGAGTGAACTACACGGCAGGCCTTGAGGCGGTACGCACCTCGCCTGATCATGGCACCGCCTATGAGATAGCCGGGAAGGGAGTTGCTGATTTTAACTCGTTTAAAGAAGCGGTTTACCTGGCGCTTGATGTTTACCAAAACAGGGGTGTTTATAAAGAACTTGTTAAAAACCCTTTGAAAATCAGGGAAAAACAAGAAGAAAAAAAATATGGATAA
- a CDS encoding riboflavin synthase has translation MFTGIIEAAGTIKQIVHDNSNYNITITSNITHELKIDQSVAHDGVCLTVVSIDGDSYTVTAIKETLDKTNLKGWHEGGIVNLERAMKLGDRLDGHIVQGHVDQTGICSSVEEVGGSWYFTFGYDKLQNNITIEKGSITVNGVSLTVVNSKEHEFSVAIIPYTYEHTNFKNIQPGTIVNLEFDVIGKYVARLQALRG, from the coding sequence ATGTTTACAGGAATTATTGAAGCTGCGGGTACTATAAAGCAAATAGTACACGATAACAGCAATTATAACATAACAATCACTTCGAACATAACACACGAACTGAAAATAGACCAAAGCGTAGCCCATGACGGCGTATGCCTTACAGTAGTATCCATCGACGGCGACAGTTATACGGTTACGGCAATTAAAGAAACATTAGACAAGACCAACCTTAAAGGGTGGCATGAAGGCGGCATTGTAAACCTGGAGCGCGCCATGAAGCTGGGCGACCGCCTGGACGGGCACATCGTACAAGGGCACGTGGACCAGACCGGCATCTGCAGCTCGGTGGAGGAAGTTGGCGGAAGCTGGTATTTTACCTTTGGCTATGATAAGCTCCAGAACAATATCACCATCGAAAAAGGCTCTATAACGGTAAATGGCGTGAGCCTTACGGTAGTCAACTCGAAGGAACATGAATTCAGCGTGGCTATTATCCCGTACACCTATGAGCATACCAATTTTAAGAACATACAGCCTGGCACAATTGTAAACCTTGAATTTGATGTTATCGGGAAGTATGTAGCGAGGCTGCAGGCATTGAGGGGATAA